A region from the Microbacterium sp. NC79 genome encodes:
- a CDS encoding alpha-hydroxy-acid oxidizing protein, whose amino-acid sequence MSNEAPSGVGRSAQSAIFRAGIGGTAPQVPVDPSVLFDAARRALSKEAAAYIFGGAGVERTMAANRAAFDDWQVWPRPLTDVSMRNLETTAFGVTRPTPFILAPLGVMEMVHPEADLAVARAAVTAQMPYVLSNQASFPMEDVAAEAPAGERWFQLYWSASDELNESLVTRAEGSGCTAIVITVDTHLLGWRTRDLDLGYLPFTRAMGIAQYLTDPVFKRLVAARVAEPQGQRAAVKITPKAVLAGISIARKGESLTGAGLRDSLKSPLPRAAVETFLDVFSTPALTWGDIVRVREWTSLPIIIKGIVHPDDAVRARDVGVNGVWISNHGGRQIDASVPTLYVLPEIVARVGGDVEVIFDSGVRGGADALIALALGASLVAIGRPYAAGLALAGEDGVREVLRNHLAELDITMGLAGRTRISDLDPTVLRHRGRAD is encoded by the coding sequence ATGAGCAACGAAGCTCCGAGCGGCGTTGGCCGCAGTGCCCAGTCCGCAATCTTCCGTGCCGGCATCGGCGGAACCGCACCCCAGGTTCCGGTCGACCCCTCTGTGCTCTTCGACGCGGCTCGGCGAGCGCTGTCGAAAGAAGCCGCCGCCTACATCTTTGGCGGTGCCGGCGTTGAGCGCACCATGGCCGCCAACCGCGCCGCATTCGATGACTGGCAGGTGTGGCCGCGTCCGCTCACAGACGTCAGCATGAGAAACCTCGAAACCACGGCGTTCGGGGTTACCAGGCCGACGCCATTCATTCTCGCGCCTCTCGGCGTCATGGAGATGGTGCACCCCGAGGCAGACTTGGCGGTCGCACGCGCAGCGGTAACCGCACAGATGCCATATGTGCTCAGTAACCAAGCGTCCTTTCCCATGGAAGACGTTGCCGCAGAGGCGCCAGCTGGAGAACGCTGGTTTCAGCTGTATTGGTCGGCATCTGACGAACTGAACGAATCTCTTGTAACGCGAGCCGAAGGTTCCGGTTGCACAGCCATCGTCATCACTGTCGACACGCACCTCCTCGGCTGGCGCACCCGCGACCTTGACCTCGGGTACCTGCCTTTCACACGGGCCATGGGCATCGCGCAGTACCTCACCGACCCGGTATTTAAGAGGTTGGTGGCAGCGCGGGTGGCGGAACCACAGGGCCAGCGGGCCGCGGTGAAGATCACTCCGAAGGCGGTACTGGCGGGTATTTCGATCGCCCGCAAGGGCGAATCGCTGACGGGCGCTGGCCTGCGGGACAGCCTGAAGTCGCCGCTGCCGCGTGCCGCGGTTGAGACATTTCTTGACGTCTTCTCGACCCCCGCGCTGACGTGGGGCGACATTGTGCGGGTGCGCGAATGGACGAGCTTGCCCATCATCATCAAAGGCATCGTGCATCCCGATGACGCGGTTCGCGCCCGGGATGTTGGCGTCAACGGAGTATGGATCTCAAACCACGGCGGGCGCCAGATTGATGCCAGCGTGCCGACGCTCTACGTGCTGCCTGAGATCGTCGCGCGGGTTGGCGGTGACGTCGAGGTGATCTTTGACTCCGGCGTGCGTGGCGGTGCCGATGCGCTTATTGCGCTGGCCCTCGGCGCCTCGCTTGTTGCGATCGGTCGACCGTACGCCGCGGGCCTCGCGCTCGCGGGAGAAGACGGGGTGCGGGAGGTGTTGCGCAACCACCTGGCCGAGCTCGACATCACGATGGGACTCGCCGGTCGCACGCGCATCAGCGACCTCGACCCGACCGTGCTGCGGCACCGTGGGCGAGCCGATTAG
- a CDS encoding aminoacetone oxidase family FAD-binding enzyme, whose product MNTFENPPTDRYDVLVVGGGPAGMMAAAVAAEAGKKVLLLEKNRSLGKKLNISGGGRCNITNAEYDTRSLLAHYGKAVNFLHSPFSQFAVSDTFEFFESRGLPLQVEARNRAFPVSQKATDVTAVLSRALKNGQVEIIFDCAVTSLNRDGDLLRSVSTKRGEFRADSYILATGGMSRPETGSTGAGFGWLTSLGHTVRQPSPGIVPLATKEKWVAKLGGKTVEGRVTFLLDGKRQFKAQGRILFAHFGISGPTILNSAAQVGELLEAGTVTAEIDLFPHLDEGACDRELMELLELHKNKALKTVLKEWLPNGVWHVPRMLLPELDPEVKVHSLRKEDRKKLVRLVKGIPLTISNLMGFDRAVVADGGVDLREIDTKTMRSNLIDNLFVVGDLLDINRPSGGYSLQICWTTGFVAGQAVASETGR is encoded by the coding sequence ATGAACACGTTTGAAAATCCACCGACTGATCGATACGACGTCTTGGTTGTTGGTGGCGGACCCGCCGGCATGATGGCGGCAGCTGTCGCAGCGGAGGCAGGCAAAAAGGTTCTCCTGCTGGAAAAGAACCGTTCGCTCGGAAAGAAGCTGAACATCAGTGGCGGTGGTCGATGCAACATCACCAATGCCGAGTACGACACCCGAAGCCTGCTGGCGCATTACGGCAAGGCAGTGAACTTTCTGCACAGCCCGTTCTCGCAGTTTGCGGTGAGCGACACCTTCGAATTCTTTGAAAGCCGCGGGCTGCCGCTGCAGGTCGAGGCTCGCAACCGAGCGTTCCCGGTGAGCCAGAAAGCCACTGACGTCACCGCTGTCCTTTCGAGGGCCCTCAAAAACGGTCAGGTCGAGATCATCTTTGACTGCGCAGTGACATCGCTCAATCGCGACGGCGACCTGCTCAGGTCCGTCAGCACGAAGCGCGGCGAGTTTCGTGCCGACTCGTACATCTTGGCGACAGGTGGGATGTCGCGACCAGAGACTGGCTCGACCGGAGCTGGCTTCGGCTGGCTGACATCGCTCGGACACACCGTCCGTCAACCGAGCCCCGGCATTGTGCCTTTGGCCACGAAGGAGAAGTGGGTAGCCAAACTCGGCGGGAAAACGGTCGAAGGCCGAGTCACCTTCCTGCTCGATGGCAAGCGACAATTCAAGGCCCAGGGCCGGATCCTCTTTGCGCACTTCGGCATTTCCGGTCCGACGATTCTGAATAGCGCAGCCCAGGTCGGCGAACTACTCGAAGCAGGCACGGTGACGGCCGAGATCGACCTCTTCCCGCACCTCGATGAAGGCGCGTGCGATCGAGAGCTCATGGAGCTTCTGGAACTCCACAAGAACAAGGCGCTGAAGACGGTGCTGAAGGAGTGGCTCCCCAACGGCGTGTGGCACGTGCCGCGGATGTTGTTGCCTGAACTCGATCCCGAGGTGAAGGTTCACAGCCTGCGTAAAGAGGATCGCAAGAAGCTGGTCAGGCTCGTCAAGGGCATCCCGCTGACGATCAGCAACCTGATGGGTTTTGATCGCGCCGTGGTGGCCGATGGGGGCGTCGACCTCCGCGAGATCGACACGAAAACCATGCGGTCAAACCTGATCGACAACCTGTTCGTCGTCGGTGACCTGCTCGACATTAACCGGCCGTCCGGCGGCTACTCGCTGCAGATCTGCTGGACGACCGGATTCGTCGCCGGTCAAGCCGTAGCTTCCGAGACCGGCCGTTGA
- a CDS encoding M18 family aminopeptidase, whose product MDDPEVELSVTADAIAHAEDLADFVAASPSSYHAAEEVARRLEADGFTRLAEEDAWPDQRGGRFVIVRDGAAIAWAVPANATATTANRVFGAHTDSPGFKLKPKPTTGAHGWLQAGVEIYGGPLLASWLDRELRLAGRLAMKDGSVVLAATGPLLRLPQLAIHLNREANDHLALEKQVETQPVWGLGNPVDADLLAELADAAGVNPADIRGFDAVVADSARGQVFGKDNAFFASGRLDDLASVHAGVVALGDIARDGFDGDHIPVLAAFDHEEIGSASRSGAAGPILEDVLVRIYASLGADDAQRRQAFVSSWCLSSDVGHSVHPNYAGKHDPVNKPLLGSGPILKINANQRYATDAVGAAAWIDWCEQVDVTQQEFVSNNSVPCGSTIGPITATRLGLRTVDVGIPILSMHSARELAGVSDLYDLSKVAGAFFTK is encoded by the coding sequence ATGGACGACCCGGAGGTTGAATTGTCTGTCACCGCTGATGCGATTGCCCATGCCGAGGATCTTGCCGATTTTGTTGCGGCTTCGCCCTCGAGCTACCACGCTGCCGAAGAGGTAGCCCGCCGCCTCGAAGCCGATGGTTTTACCCGTCTGGCGGAAGAAGATGCCTGGCCTGACCAGCGTGGCGGCCGATTTGTCATCGTGCGTGACGGTGCCGCGATTGCCTGGGCTGTTCCCGCAAACGCCACCGCAACGACGGCCAACCGCGTCTTCGGTGCGCACACCGATTCGCCCGGATTCAAGTTGAAGCCCAAACCCACGACCGGCGCGCACGGCTGGCTGCAGGCGGGTGTCGAGATCTACGGTGGCCCACTGCTGGCATCATGGCTCGACCGTGAGTTGCGTCTCGCTGGCCGCCTCGCCATGAAGGACGGCTCTGTCGTGCTCGCCGCGACTGGCCCGCTGCTGCGGTTGCCGCAGCTCGCGATTCACCTGAACCGCGAAGCCAATGACCACCTCGCCCTCGAAAAGCAGGTGGAGACCCAGCCGGTGTGGGGGCTGGGTAACCCTGTCGACGCCGACCTGCTCGCCGAACTGGCTGACGCCGCTGGCGTCAACCCCGCAGACATTCGCGGCTTCGACGCCGTTGTCGCTGACAGTGCCCGCGGCCAGGTCTTCGGCAAAGACAACGCCTTCTTCGCGAGCGGTCGCCTCGATGACCTTGCTTCTGTGCATGCGGGTGTCGTCGCCCTCGGCGACATTGCCCGCGACGGCTTTGATGGCGACCACATCCCCGTTCTTGCCGCCTTCGACCACGAAGAAATTGGTTCCGCTTCGCGCTCAGGAGCGGCTGGCCCCATTCTCGAAGACGTTCTCGTGCGGATCTATGCCTCGCTCGGTGCCGATGACGCGCAGCGTCGACAGGCTTTCGTGTCATCGTGGTGCCTCTCGAGCGACGTTGGTCACTCGGTGCACCCCAACTACGCAGGCAAGCACGATCCCGTGAACAAGCCGCTTCTTGGTTCCGGCCCGATCCTCAAGATCAACGCCAACCAGCGCTACGCCACCGATGCCGTCGGCGCAGCCGCGTGGATTGACTGGTGCGAGCAGGTCGACGTCACGCAGCAGGAGTTCGTGTCGAACAACTCGGTGCCGTGTGGCTCGACGATTGGCCCGATCACAGCGACGCGCCTTGGTCTGCGCACGGTTGACGTGGGCATTCCGATTTTGTCGATGCACTCCGCACGCGAGCTCGCTGGAGTGAGTGACCTGTATGACCTCTCGAAGGTTGCCGGAGCGTTCTTCACGAAGTAG
- a CDS encoding substrate-binding domain-containing protein, whose amino-acid sequence MALTFAAYASPALTTVRQPFDEVGAAAALSVIAQIEGTGSATATQPVRSELIVRSSTAAPPAP is encoded by the coding sequence ATGGCGCTAACTTTTGCCGCTTACGCGTCCCCCGCGCTCACGACCGTGCGGCAGCCATTCGATGAAGTCGGTGCCGCCGCGGCGCTGAGCGTGATCGCACAGATCGAGGGCACCGGCTCGGCAACCGCCACCCAACCCGTGCGAAGCGAACTCATCGTTCGCTCGTCCACCGCCGCGCCGCCTGCGCCGTAA
- a CDS encoding copper resistance CopC family protein: MRIARVSSAAALAALLVLASAPAAFAHEELISSTPAVGQEFETAPETVTLRFSAEVMTMGAAIVVVDADGTDWVVDEPVVDYSEVIATLEPGMPEAGYEVRWRVVSSDGHPISGIIPFTVGDAEPLVRESAAPVAQESTTAEPGSAEEEQSTAGDGGVPRALLIGGAAAVIAAAAFTLFSVTRRRAQRTDTETTDA; this comes from the coding sequence ATGCGTATTGCACGTGTTTCGAGCGCGGCGGCACTTGCCGCGCTGCTGGTTCTCGCGTCGGCTCCCGCCGCGTTCGCGCACGAAGAGCTGATCTCGAGCACTCCCGCCGTTGGGCAGGAGTTCGAGACGGCGCCCGAGACGGTCACGCTGAGGTTCTCGGCAGAAGTGATGACGATGGGTGCGGCGATCGTTGTGGTCGATGCTGATGGCACCGACTGGGTCGTCGACGAACCTGTCGTTGACTACAGCGAAGTCATCGCAACGCTCGAACCGGGCATGCCAGAAGCCGGATACGAAGTGCGTTGGCGCGTCGTCTCCAGCGACGGACACCCGATCAGTGGAATCATTCCGTTCACCGTTGGTGACGCGGAACCACTGGTGCGCGAGAGCGCCGCACCAGTGGCTCAGGAATCGACGACAGCGGAACCAGGATCAGCGGAAGAAGAGCAGAGCACAGCAGGCGACGGGGGAGTACCCCGCGCCCTCCTCATCGGGGGAGCCGCGGCTGTTATCGCCGCCGCCGCATTCACCCTTTTCTCCGTTACTCGTCGGCGCGCACAGCGTACCGACACCGAGACGACCGATGCCTAA
- a CDS encoding copper chaperone PCu(A)C — protein sequence MTFKNTASIRFARLGALVAVGALALTGCTVVANEPGMTPTSTEAAAATVAGDAVTVHDAWIKAVESGMTGAFGHLENTGTSDVTVVSVATAVSHMVELHETVETDTGEMKMREVEGGFTIPAGETLALEPGANHIMLMGIESPLVAGDVVTFTVTFSDDSTLEFEAPVKDYTGANESYDDLEHGDGDHEGMDH from the coding sequence ATGACTTTTAAGAACACCGCCTCCATCCGTTTCGCTCGCCTCGGTGCCCTCGTCGCTGTCGGCGCCCTCGCTCTCACGGGTTGCACCGTTGTCGCCAACGAGCCGGGCATGACGCCGACGTCCACTGAGGCCGCGGCTGCCACCGTCGCAGGAGATGCCGTCACGGTGCACGATGCGTGGATCAAGGCCGTCGAGTCGGGCATGACGGGTGCCTTCGGACACCTGGAGAACACCGGAACGAGCGACGTCACGGTGGTGTCGGTTGCGACTGCGGTTTCGCACATGGTGGAGCTTCACGAAACCGTCGAAACCGACACAGGTGAAATGAAGATGCGTGAGGTCGAGGGCGGATTCACCATCCCCGCAGGCGAAACACTCGCGCTGGAGCCCGGCGCGAACCACATCATGCTGATGGGCATTGAGTCACCGCTCGTTGCCGGTGACGTCGTCACCTTCACGGTCACCTTCTCCGATGACTCGACGCTCGAGTTCGAAGCTCCGGTGAAGGACTACACCGGAGCAAACGAGAGCTACGACGACCTCGAGCACGGCGACGGCGACCACGAGGGTATGGATCACTAA
- a CDS encoding glycine--tRNA ligase translates to MAEQSRLDKVIALARHRGFVFQAGEIYGGSRSAWDYGPLGTELKENIRRQWWQTFVRGRGDMVGLDSSIILPKRVWEASGHVATFSDPLIECLQCHKRHREDHLIEAFVAKKGRQPENGLADIVCPDCGTRGKWTEPKAFSGLVKTYLGVVDDESGLHYMRPETAQGIFVNFANVLTAARKKPPFGIGQVGKAFRNEITPGNFIFRTREFEQMEIEFFVPPAEAQEWFDHWVQACWDWFVDLGVNPENMRQFNVPDDERAHYSAATIDFEYRFGFQGSEWGELMGVANRTDFDLSSHSEASGQSLTYFDQASGDRYTPYVIEPSFGLTRSMMAFLVDSYVEEEVPNAKGGVDTRTVLKLDPRLAPIKVAVLPLSRNEKLSPLARQVADELRGNWNIDFDDAGAIGRRYRRQDEIGTPFCVTVDFESLEDNAVTVRDRDTMEQQRVAIDELHAFLAERLRGA, encoded by the coding sequence ATGGCCGAGCAGTCCCGTCTCGACAAAGTCATTGCCCTCGCCCGTCACCGCGGGTTCGTTTTTCAAGCGGGTGAGATTTACGGCGGTTCGCGTTCGGCGTGGGACTACGGCCCCCTCGGTACCGAGCTGAAGGAAAACATCCGTCGCCAGTGGTGGCAGACGTTCGTGCGCGGCCGTGGCGACATGGTGGGCCTCGACTCGTCGATCATCTTGCCCAAGCGCGTGTGGGAAGCATCGGGTCACGTCGCGACGTTCTCCGACCCGCTGATCGAGTGCCTGCAGTGCCACAAGCGTCACCGCGAAGACCACCTCATCGAGGCGTTCGTTGCGAAGAAGGGCCGTCAGCCGGAGAACGGCCTCGCCGACATCGTCTGCCCTGACTGCGGAACCCGCGGCAAGTGGACAGAGCCGAAGGCGTTCTCTGGCCTCGTTAAGACGTACCTCGGTGTCGTCGACGATGAGTCGGGTCTGCACTACATGCGCCCCGAGACGGCCCAGGGTATTTTCGTGAACTTCGCGAACGTGTTGACCGCTGCGCGCAAGAAGCCGCCGTTCGGTATCGGCCAGGTTGGTAAGGCCTTCCGCAACGAAATCACGCCCGGAAACTTCATTTTCCGCACCCGTGAGTTCGAGCAGATGGAGATTGAATTCTTCGTACCGCCCGCCGAGGCCCAGGAATGGTTCGACCACTGGGTACAGGCGTGCTGGGACTGGTTCGTCGACCTGGGCGTCAACCCCGAGAACATGCGCCAGTTCAACGTGCCCGACGACGAGCGCGCGCACTACTCCGCCGCCACGATCGACTTCGAGTACCGCTTTGGCTTCCAGGGGTCGGAGTGGGGCGAGCTCATGGGCGTCGCCAACCGCACCGACTTCGACCTGTCGAGCCACTCAGAAGCGTCAGGTCAGAGCCTCACGTACTTCGACCAGGCTTCCGGCGACCGTTACACGCCGTACGTCATTGAGCCGTCGTTCGGCCTGACGCGTTCGATGATGGCCTTCCTCGTTGACTCCTACGTCGAAGAAGAGGTTCCGAACGCGAAGGGCGGCGTAGACACCCGCACGGTGCTCAAGCTTGACCCGCGCCTCGCACCGATCAAGGTCGCCGTGCTGCCGCTCAGCCGCAACGAGAAGCTTTCGCCACTCGCGCGCCAGGTGGCCGACGAACTGCGTGGCAACTGGAACATCGACTTCGACGACGCTGGCGCGATCGGCCGCCGCTACCGTCGCCAGGACGAAATCGGTACCCCGTTCTGCGTCACCGTTGACTTCGAATCGCTCGAAGACAACGCCGTGACCGTGCGCGACCGCGACACCATGGAACAGCAGCGCGTCGCTATCGACGAACTGCACGCCTTCCTCGCCGAGCGCCTTCGCGGAGCGTAA
- a CDS encoding cysteine hydrolase family protein codes for MTLRVDRDAWLVVIDPQVIFAAPDSDWASPFFDEAFANIRALASAFGERVIVTRWVPTADRETSWGEYFAAWPFADQPADNHLFDLVPEARDLSPLPTVDLPTFGKWGEALTDITGPAPKLVITGVSTDCCVLSTVLPAADAGAWVTVATDACAGSTAENHAAAVHVMGLYPPQISLATTAEILAATSH; via the coding sequence ATGACATTGCGGGTCGATCGCGACGCTTGGCTCGTCGTGATCGACCCGCAGGTCATTTTCGCGGCACCAGACTCTGACTGGGCGTCGCCCTTCTTTGATGAGGCGTTCGCGAACATCCGTGCGCTGGCGTCGGCGTTTGGTGAGCGGGTCATCGTGACGCGCTGGGTGCCGACGGCCGATCGCGAAACGTCGTGGGGTGAGTACTTCGCCGCCTGGCCATTTGCCGACCAGCCGGCCGACAATCACCTCTTCGACTTGGTTCCTGAAGCCCGTGATCTCAGCCCGCTACCGACCGTTGACCTCCCCACGTTTGGCAAGTGGGGTGAAGCGCTTACCGACATCACCGGGCCCGCCCCGAAGCTTGTGATCACCGGCGTCTCGACGGACTGCTGTGTGCTCTCGACCGTGTTGCCAGCAGCGGATGCGGGAGCGTGGGTGACCGTCGCGACGGATGCGTGCGCGGGGTCAACGGCTGAGAACCACGCGGCCGCCGTGCATGTGATGGGGCTGTATCCGCCGCAGATTTCTCTCGCGACGACGGCTGAAATTCTCGCCGCTACTTCTCACTGA
- a CDS encoding cytosine permease: MSTQSSDGILTGSTLIERNGIEIIPESERTAKPSDLFWPWFAANVSVFGMSYGSFVLGFGISFWQATIVSIVGIVISFVLCGFIAIAGKRGSAPTMVLSRAAFGVEGQKVPGIMSWIVSIGWETFLAILAVLATSTVLTQLGVSNESNDMFIKILATVIVAALIVTASVLGYHTIMKMQAVLTWLTGIVTVIYIFLTVGHIDFGAVMSVPAGSMTAVIGALVMVMTGFGLGWINIAADWSRYQHRDAKDSSIVFWNTIGGSVANVILVTFGLLLAASDPELNAAIAADPVGALATILPIWALIPFLLTAILALVSGAVLGIYSSGLTLLSLGIKIARPKAAAIDGLILTLGTIYVVFFAENFLGPFQSFLITLGVPLAAWAGILIADIFSRRAVYNEDALFDKKGIYGAWDWISVGTLIAATIIGWGFVQNNFADDAAWNNWQGYLLGLVGGKDGDWGWANLGVLFALVIGFVVTFIFRRGIIRRQEQA; the protein is encoded by the coding sequence GTGTCTACTCAGAGCAGTGACGGCATTCTCACCGGATCAACCCTTATCGAGCGCAACGGCATCGAGATCATTCCCGAGTCGGAGCGCACCGCCAAGCCCTCAGACCTGTTCTGGCCGTGGTTCGCGGCCAACGTGTCGGTGTTCGGTATGTCGTACGGGTCGTTTGTCCTCGGGTTTGGCATCTCGTTCTGGCAGGCGACGATCGTGTCCATCGTCGGCATCGTCATTTCGTTTGTGCTGTGCGGTTTCATCGCGATCGCAGGTAAGCGCGGCTCAGCACCCACCATGGTGCTCTCGCGCGCGGCGTTCGGTGTGGAGGGACAAAAGGTTCCCGGCATCATGAGCTGGATCGTCTCGATTGGGTGGGAGACGTTCCTCGCGATTCTCGCCGTGCTCGCCACGTCGACGGTGCTGACGCAGCTCGGTGTGTCGAATGAGTCGAACGACATGTTCATCAAGATCCTCGCCACCGTGATCGTGGCGGCGCTCATCGTCACCGCCTCGGTGCTGGGCTACCACACGATCATGAAGATGCAGGCGGTGCTGACCTGGCTCACGGGTATCGTCACGGTGATCTACATCTTCCTCACCGTCGGTCACATCGACTTCGGCGCCGTGATGTCGGTGCCAGCCGGAAGCATGACGGCCGTCATCGGCGCGCTCGTCATGGTGATGACCGGCTTTGGCCTCGGCTGGATCAACATCGCCGCCGACTGGTCGCGCTACCAGCACCGCGACGCGAAAGACTCCAGCATTGTGTTCTGGAACACGATCGGTGGTTCCGTCGCCAACGTCATTCTGGTGACCTTCGGTCTGCTGCTTGCTGCTTCTGACCCCGAGCTCAATGCCGCCATCGCCGCCGACCCGGTGGGTGCGCTGGCCACAATCCTGCCGATTTGGGCACTCATCCCGTTCTTGCTGACCGCGATCCTCGCGCTGGTTTCTGGCGCCGTGCTCGGAATCTACTCCTCGGGCCTCACACTGCTGAGCCTCGGCATCAAGATTGCGCGCCCGAAGGCGGCCGCGATCGATGGCCTCATCTTGACCCTCGGAACCATTTACGTCGTGTTCTTTGCCGAGAACTTCCTTGGCCCGTTCCAGTCGTTCCTGATCACGCTCGGTGTTCCGCTCGCCGCATGGGCAGGCATTCTGATTGCCGATATCTTCAGCCGTCGCGCCGTCTACAACGAAGACGCGCTCTTCGACAAGAAGGGCATTTACGGTGCGTGGGATTGGATCTCGGTCGGAACCTTGATTGCCGCCACGATTATTGGCTGGGGTTTCGTACAAAACAACTTCGCCGACGATGCCGCCTGGAACAACTGGCAGGGCTACCTGCTGGGTCTCGTTGGTGGTAAGGACGGTGACTGGGGCTGGGCGAACCTCGGCGTGCTGTTCGCTCTCGTGATCGGCTTCGTCGTGACTTTCATCTTCCGTCGCGGCATTATCCGTCGACAGGAGCAGGCATGA
- a CDS encoding Dyp-type peroxidase: MTKTDSGARRPGSTRRQFLLGGAVAGVAAAAAIGVDYALNSSSTPAKTPSPTGEPVIHGGETVAFHGKHQAGIATDAQAHGTFIGLDLKPEIDRGGLRRLMQILTDDAARLTAGEPALADSEPEMAITPARLTVTFGFGPGFIARAGGSGISQLPAFGIDRLQPEFSEGDLLMQIAGDDPTTVAHAARMLLKDTRSFATVRWTQHGFRRAYGTEAPGTTMRNLFGQVDGTANPRPGTADFDTVVWRADGWLAGGTTMVIRRIHMDLEGWDRVDRVGRDQSVGRKLSNGAPLTGVNEHDEPDFEAKNPIGFPVIPEFSHMRRSRSDNPTERIFRRAYNYDIPPVGEEISNSGLIFASFQADVDAQYVPLQRRLDELDLLNEWTVPIGSSVFAIPPGCQPGGYIGETLLG; this comes from the coding sequence ATGACGAAAACCGATTCGGGCGCGCGTCGGCCTGGATCGACCCGGCGACAGTTCCTCCTCGGAGGCGCTGTCGCCGGCGTCGCGGCCGCCGCAGCGATCGGCGTTGACTATGCGCTGAACTCGTCATCCACGCCAGCGAAAACTCCCAGCCCGACAGGCGAACCGGTCATCCACGGTGGCGAAACGGTGGCGTTTCACGGGAAACATCAGGCAGGCATCGCCACCGATGCCCAAGCACACGGCACCTTCATCGGTCTTGACCTCAAGCCCGAGATCGATCGCGGGGGCCTGCGTCGCCTGATGCAGATCCTCACCGACGACGCTGCCCGACTCACCGCGGGAGAACCCGCGCTCGCCGACTCCGAACCCGAAATGGCGATCACCCCCGCGCGGCTGACGGTCACCTTCGGATTCGGGCCCGGCTTTATCGCCCGAGCCGGTGGTTCCGGCATCTCGCAATTGCCCGCCTTCGGTATTGACCGGCTGCAACCCGAGTTCAGCGAGGGCGACCTGCTGATGCAGATCGCGGGAGATGACCCCACAACCGTTGCGCACGCCGCCCGTATGCTGCTCAAAGACACCCGCAGCTTCGCGACGGTGCGCTGGACGCAGCACGGGTTCCGTCGCGCCTACGGCACGGAAGCGCCCGGAACCACGATGCGCAACCTGTTTGGTCAGGTCGACGGAACCGCGAATCCGCGCCCGGGTACTGCCGACTTTGACACGGTGGTGTGGCGCGCGGACGGCTGGTTGGCGGGCGGAACCACGATGGTGATCCGCCGGATCCACATGGATCTGGAGGGCTGGGATCGCGTCGACCGTGTGGGGCGTGACCAGTCGGTGGGGCGCAAGCTGAGCAACGGGGCGCCGTTGACCGGCGTGAACGAGCACGATGAGCCCGACTTTGAGGCCAAGAACCCGATTGGGTTTCCGGTCATTCCGGAGTTCTCACACATGCGCCGCTCGCGGTCAGATAACCCGACCGAGCGCATCTTCCGCCGTGCGTACAACTACGACATCCCGCCGGTGGGCGAGGAGATCTCCAACTCGGGGCTCATCTTCGCTTCGTTCCAAGCCGATGTTGACGCACAGTACGTACCGCTGCAACGCCGGCTCGATGAGCTCGATCTGCTGAACGAGTGGACCGTGCCGATCGGGTCATCAGTGTTCGCGATTCCGCCCGGTTGCCAGCCCGGAGGCTACATCGGCGAGACTCTCCTCGGTTGA